The following are from one region of the Isachenkonia alkalipeptolytica genome:
- a CDS encoding restriction endonuclease, with amino-acid sequence MERNYWLHRISHCGEVASKLLKNGVLSIGFSNVSSEYFIAESSSSWSNFEKLIEAEWGPKMRSRHSLWRFVSEMRKGDYVVVPRPKRFSVYKIIDDRCFSREDLKEDDLINIKEEERHRLRNSENRIDLGFFRRVEKIETDIPRKEYADSQLTARLKIRPTNSKITKLSENVDRAMDNFKARKPINIRSQIQEKIAEETLATIKEYLNPDKFEKLVQWYFRKAGATEVFIPAKNEKDKEGDADIIATFEPIKTIYYVQVKYHQGTTSNYAMNQIQDYLTNKEVDDDGNSKIAWVITTADNLEDPSDEETKDNSVQVIKGREFTEMLLDVGLSNLDEVL; translated from the coding sequence ATGGAGAGAAATTATTGGTTACATCGAATTTCTCATTGTGGTGAAGTTGCGAGCAAACTATTGAAAAACGGAGTTCTGTCTATCGGTTTTTCAAACGTGTCCAGTGAATATTTCATTGCAGAAAGCAGTAGCAGTTGGAGTAACTTTGAAAAACTGATCGAAGCAGAATGGGGACCCAAAATGAGATCCAGACACTCCCTTTGGAGGTTTGTTTCAGAGATGAGAAAAGGGGATTATGTTGTAGTACCTCGCCCGAAAAGATTTTCTGTATATAAAATCATCGATGATAGATGTTTTTCACGAGAGGATCTAAAAGAAGATGATCTAATAAATATAAAGGAGGAAGAACGTCATCGATTACGCAACAGTGAGAACAGGATAGATTTGGGCTTCTTTCGACGTGTTGAAAAAATTGAGACAGATATCCCTAGAAAAGAGTATGCAGACTCCCAGTTAACAGCAAGGCTTAAAATACGACCGACCAATTCAAAGATTACTAAGCTGAGCGAGAATGTAGATCGTGCAATGGATAATTTCAAAGCAAGAAAACCGATTAACATCCGGAGCCAAATACAAGAAAAAATTGCAGAGGAAACATTAGCGACCATAAAAGAATATTTGAATCCTGATAAATTTGAAAAGCTTGTACAATGGTACTTTAGAAAAGCAGGCGCAACGGAAGTGTTTATTCCAGCCAAGAATGAGAAAGATAAAGAAGGTGATGCTGATATCATAGCAACCTTTGAGCCAATTAAAACCATTTATTATGTACAGGTAAAATATCATCAAGGTACAACATCAAATTATGCAATGAACCAAATACAAGATTATTTAACCAATAAAGAAGTAGATGATGACGGAAATTCCAAAATTGCATGGGTGATTACAACTGCAGACAATTTAGAGGACCCTTCCGATGAAGAAACAAAAGATAATAGTGTACAGGTAATCAAAGGAAGAGAATTTACTGAAATGTTATTGGATGTGGGGCTGTCTAACCTGGATGAAGTACTGTAA
- a CDS encoding zinc ribbon domain-containing protein has product MFCTNCNNKVSVDDKFCNNCGSKLIEADENGSSEICPSCRTPNPKGSRYCVNCEDRISDTPATPKSGKGNEIGPDKEETHKTNSVRERKNYKVIIFWSLVALFIIGAPIDVKILISFLVCIIGGISILKPMRFIGINTRGKGVIIAGIGVVVLFVSAAQLPPDLATTHDMEISIADYKAQSNTIPYEDLIRETDKYVGEIVHYTGEVVEVQELRNNVYLRVNVTKGDFGFYTDTIWVNYIFEEGEKRIIEDDMVNLWGEIKGRKTYTAVLGNRITIPEINARKVELTSD; this is encoded by the coding sequence ATGTTTTGCACAAATTGTAACAATAAAGTGTCTGTTGATGATAAATTCTGTAATAATTGCGGATCCAAATTAATTGAAGCAGACGAAAATGGCTCCTCAGAGATTTGTCCTTCCTGTAGAACTCCTAATCCGAAGGGAAGTAGATACTGTGTTAATTGTGAGGATAGAATATCCGATACTCCAGCAACTCCTAAGTCAGGAAAGGGAAATGAGATTGGTCCGGATAAAGAGGAAACCCATAAAACAAATTCGGTTAGAGAAAGAAAGAACTACAAAGTTATAATATTTTGGAGTTTGGTTGCATTATTTATTATTGGGGCTCCTATAGATGTTAAAATCCTTATTAGTTTCTTAGTATGTATCATTGGTGGGATAAGCATTTTAAAACCTATGAGATTTATAGGCATAAATACCAGAGGGAAAGGAGTAATTATAGCAGGTATAGGGGTTGTTGTTTTGTTTGTAAGCGCAGCTCAACTGCCGCCAGATCTTGCTACAACTCACGATATGGAGATCAGCATAGCTGATTATAAAGCTCAAAGCAATACAATACCCTATGAAGACTTAATTAGGGAAACGGATAAATATGTTGGTGAAATAGTACATTATACCGGAGAAGTTGTTGAAGTACAAGAATTGCGGAATAATGTCTATCTCCGAGTGAATGTAACAAAAGGTGATTTTGGGTTTTATACCGACACGATTTGGGTCAACTATATATTTGAAGAGGGCGAAAAAAGAATCATTGAAGATGATATGGTCAATTTATGGGGGGAGATAAAAGGAAGAAAAACCTACACCGCAGTATTAGGCAATAGAATTACGATTCCGGAAATTAATGCAAGGAAGGTGGAACTTACAAGTGACTAA
- a CDS encoding PGN_0703 family putative restriction endonuclease gives MKGTTYIKGKQRMWARSRGMKLQGSQGNRGEKNYVMDLKENFFEDPMDEHRKEIEAGDGGEFKDSGKQVAKAKALHSSSVLCINLFHYWSRKKELNKLCHALGLCNKGSISGRKLYFEKKLSILETKGNTPNLDVVIENTDKTQYKAYGIESKFSEPFSKREDKKSHSESLSSYLQDTSIWKGLPHLKTLSESDLLDEEYQYLDLPQVVKHILGLKRKYGKRGFRLLYLWYDVPGVEGWQHRREVEKFIKHAKEDQLKVTAITYQEVFTRLLEHYMERNEEYMKYLSDRYF, from the coding sequence ATGAAAGGGACAACCTATATTAAAGGTAAGCAACGAATGTGGGCCAGAAGCAGAGGAATGAAACTACAGGGGAGCCAGGGTAATAGGGGCGAGAAGAATTATGTAATGGATCTAAAGGAGAATTTTTTCGAGGATCCTATGGACGAACACCGGAAAGAGATCGAAGCTGGTGATGGTGGGGAGTTTAAAGATTCAGGTAAACAGGTGGCGAAAGCAAAGGCGCTTCACTCATCCTCGGTGTTGTGCATCAATCTTTTTCACTACTGGAGTCGAAAAAAGGAGCTGAATAAGCTTTGCCATGCCTTAGGGCTGTGTAATAAAGGATCTATCTCGGGAAGAAAATTATATTTTGAAAAGAAGCTTTCCATACTTGAAACAAAAGGAAACACTCCGAATTTGGATGTGGTGATTGAAAATACTGACAAGACACAATATAAAGCGTATGGGATAGAGAGTAAATTTTCCGAGCCTTTTTCCAAGAGGGAGGATAAAAAGAGTCATTCGGAAAGCTTATCCAGCTATCTCCAAGACACATCGATTTGGAAAGGACTACCGCATCTGAAGACTCTTAGCGAATCAGACCTGCTGGATGAAGAGTATCAGTACCTGGATCTGCCCCAAGTGGTAAAACATATTCTCGGGTTAAAGCGAAAATACGGTAAAAGGGGATTTCGTCTGCTGTATCTTTGGTATGATGTACCGGGAGTAGAGGGGTGGCAGCATCGCAGAGAAGTTGAAAAGTTTATCAAGCATGCTAAGGAAGATCAGCTGAAGGTGACGGCAATCACCTATCAAGAGGTATTTACAAGGTTGTTAGAGCATTATATGGAGAGGAATGAAGAGTACATGAAGTATTTATCGGATAGGTATTTTTAA